In the Ctenopharyngodon idella isolate HZGC_01 chromosome 4, HZGC01, whole genome shotgun sequence genome, one interval contains:
- the LOC127511210 gene encoding CD209 antigen-like isoform X1, with translation MDREVRQMKTDNIYENADAIRGEITEDTGHLRTTRLQPPELTGSDYVRIRHYRAAAVCLVLLCVLLLTAAIVRCVTITQERKQLIQERDQLLIKITNFTEERDQVLTKITNITEEKGQLLTKIINLTEEKDQLLTNNTNLTKERDQLLTKIINLTEEKDQLLTKIANLTREKYQLLSKITNQTEERIQLIIELLSDGWIYYQSSLYFISSEEKNWAESRRYCTERGADLIIINNREEHHVVENMIASGIIHVGYYGFWIGLTDSNEEGRLEWVDGSTLTSGFWVYGEPGQNCVLSHYSWWFYDSCNAAYPWICEKSFLP, from the exons ATGGACAGAGAAGTGAGACAAATGAAGACTGACAATATCTATGAAAATGCTGATGCTATAAGAGGTGAAATCACAGAAGACACAGGACACTTGAGAACAACGAGACTACAGCCACCTGAACTTACAG GAAGTGATTATGTGAGGATTAGACACTACAGAGCAGCTGCAGTGTGTTTGGTGCTGCTGTGTGTTCTTCTGCTGACTGCAGCCATTGTGCGGTGTGTCACAATCACTCAAGAGAGAAAGCAGCTCATTCAAGAGAGAGACCAGCTACTAATCAAGATTACCAACTTCACAGAAGAGAGAGACCAGGTTCTGACCAAGATTACCAATATCACAGAAGAGAAAGGCCAGCTACTAACCAAGATTATCAACCTCACAGAAGAGAAAGACCAGCTACTAACTAACAATACTAACCTTACAAAAGAAAGAGACCAGCTACTAACCAAGATTATCAACCTCACAGAAGAGAAAGACCAGCTACTAACCAAGATTGCCAACCTCACAAGAGAGAAATATCAGCTACTATCCAAGATTACCAACCAAACAGAAGAGAGAATCCAGCTGATAATTGAACTTCTGAGTG ATGGATGGATTTACTATCAATCAAGTCTTTACTTCATTTCTTCTGAGGAGAAGAACTGGGCTGAGAGCAGAAGATACTGTACAGAGAGAGGAGCAGATCTGATCATCATAAACAACAGAGAGGAACAC CATGTTGTTGAGAACATGATAGCATCTGGAATAATCCATGTTGGTTATTATGGTTTCTGGATTGGTCTGACTGACAGTAATGAAGAGGGCAGATTGGAATGGGTTGATGGCAGCACACTGACCTCTGG GTTCTGGGTGTATGGAGAGCCAGGACAGAACTGTGTTCTAAGTCATTACTCATGGTGGTTTTATGATTCATGTAATGCTGCTTATCCATGGATCTGTGAGAAGAGTTTTTTACCCTAG